The following proteins are encoded in a genomic region of Bradyrhizobium sp. SK17:
- a CDS encoding alpha/beta fold hydrolase, translating to MSQSFSQHRRRFLGIAGGIFAASGFGLIGSASAQSKEQSKAAAPAVKVGAHTTIGPVKQINAGVLDTGYVEMGPATGPAVILLHGWPYDIHSYADVAPALAEAGYRVIVPHLRGYGSTRFLSNDTMRSGQPVAVSADIIALMDALKIEKAVLGGYDWGARTANIMAALWPERCKAMVSVSGYLIGSQAAGKVPLPPKAELQWWYQFYFATERGREGYAKNRHDFNKLIWQIASPQWKFDDATYDRSAAAFENPDHVDIVIHNYRWRLGIAEGEAKYDAFEKTLAQAPVIAIPTITMEGDANGAPHPDPAAYARKFSGHYEHRQLTGGIGHNLPQEAPQAFVQAINDVSKA from the coding sequence ATGTCGCAGTCCTTCAGCCAGCACCGCCGCCGCTTCCTTGGCATCGCCGGGGGCATCTTCGCTGCCTCCGGGTTCGGCTTGATCGGATCGGCCAGCGCGCAGTCCAAGGAGCAGTCCAAGGCGGCAGCGCCCGCGGTCAAGGTCGGCGCTCACACAACGATCGGACCGGTGAAGCAGATCAACGCCGGCGTGCTCGACACCGGCTATGTCGAGATGGGGCCGGCCACCGGTCCCGCCGTCATCCTGCTGCACGGCTGGCCTTACGATATCCACAGCTATGCCGACGTTGCGCCGGCGCTGGCGGAGGCCGGTTATCGCGTGATCGTGCCGCATCTGCGCGGCTACGGCAGCACGCGCTTCCTTTCCAACGATACGATGCGCAGCGGCCAGCCGGTCGCGGTCTCGGCCGACATCATTGCGCTGATGGATGCGCTGAAGATCGAGAAGGCCGTGCTCGGCGGCTATGATTGGGGTGCGCGTACTGCCAACATCATGGCGGCACTTTGGCCCGAGCGCTGCAAGGCGATGGTGTCGGTCAGCGGCTATCTGATCGGCAGCCAGGCGGCCGGCAAGGTGCCGCTGCCGCCGAAGGCTGAGCTGCAATGGTGGTACCAGTTCTATTTCGCGACCGAGCGCGGCCGCGAGGGCTACGCCAAGAACCGGCACGACTTCAACAAGCTGATCTGGCAAATTGCTTCGCCGCAGTGGAAGTTCGACGATGCCACCTACGACCGCAGCGCTGCTGCCTTCGAGAACCCCGACCATGTCGATATCGTGATCCACAATTACCGCTGGCGGCTCGGCATCGCCGAGGGCGAGGCGAAGTACGACGCTTTCGAGAAGACGCTGGCCCAGGCGCCTGTGATCGCGATCCCGACCATCACGATGGAAGGCGATGCCAACGGCGCGCCGCATCCGGACCCCGCGGCCTATGCCAGAAAGTTCTCCGGGCACTACGAGCATCGCCAGTTGACCGGCGGCATCGGCCACAATCTGCCGCAGGAAGCGCCGCA